A genome region from Phycisphaeraceae bacterium includes the following:
- the rplU gene encoding 50S ribosomal protein L21, with protein MYAIIEDSGTQIKVRKGDELELDLRSLNGDSKTLVFDKVLAIGSGDGAPAKLGFPYLSGARVTGEVLGEVQGDKLRLAKYKRRKGYRRTKGHRQSYLSVRITEIAS; from the coding sequence GTGTACGCAATCATCGAGGACAGCGGAACGCAGATCAAGGTGCGCAAGGGCGACGAACTGGAGCTCGATTTGCGCAGCCTCAATGGTGACTCGAAGACGCTCGTCTTTGACAAGGTGCTCGCGATCGGCAGCGGCGATGGGGCTCCCGCCAAGCTTGGCTTCCCCTATCTCAGCGGCGCCCGCGTGACCGGTGAGGTCCTTGGCGAAGTTCAGGGCGACAAGCTGAGGCTCGCGAAGTACAAGCGCCGCAAGGGCTATCGCCGAACGAAGGGCCATCGGCAGTCCTACCTCTCGGTTCGAATCACCGAGATCGCCAGCTGA